In Luteitalea sp. TBR-22, one genomic interval encodes:
- a CDS encoding ABC transporter substrate-binding protein: MKMGRAPGSGHRAPARRLSAHAALLLALLAAGVAGCRDRSARQTDAVIVGIAVGPTNLDPRVGSDEASQRVHQLVYASLVRLDDQLQVVPEVAERLEMRDATTYVAHLRDGVRFHDGSALDAADVAYTFRSFLDKGFLSPRKGAYAQLQAVDVEDPRTVVFRLKEPFASFPVNLVMGIVPEGTPAGAPARIGAGPYRFVRMQAEDRVELAPYREYFEGAPRNGGIVLRVIPDDTMRGLELRTGSIDLVVNDIAPDIARALEREDRLQVVTAPGLDYAYVGMNLRDPVLQDVRVRRALGLAVDTNAIIAHLRRGLAVPATGIIPPMSWAHPIDLRPVPYDPAEAGRLLDAAGYPDPDGPGPRPRLRLTLKTSTAEFVRLQAAVLQQDLARVGVAVDVRTQEFATLYADVLKGRFQLFTLQWVGVTDPDMLRRVFHSAQMPPAGFNRGFFSDPAVDTLIDTATTNPDPVTRKAQYLEVQRRIHAAAPYVSLWTKVNVAVAQPWVRGVHLTPQASFATLRNVEKVR, translated from the coding sequence ATGAAGATGGGCCGGGCACCGGGCTCCGGGCACCGGGCACCGGCACGGCGTCTCTCGGCTCACGCGGCGCTGCTGCTGGCGCTGCTCGCGGCAGGCGTCGCCGGATGCCGCGACCGGTCGGCCCGTCAGACCGATGCCGTGATCGTCGGCATCGCCGTCGGCCCGACCAACCTCGACCCACGCGTCGGCAGCGACGAGGCGAGCCAGCGCGTCCACCAGTTGGTCTACGCGTCGCTGGTGCGCCTCGACGACCAGTTGCAGGTGGTGCCCGAGGTCGCCGAGCGGCTCGAGATGCGTGACGCCACCACCTACGTGGCGCACCTGCGCGACGGCGTGCGCTTCCACGACGGGTCGGCGCTCGATGCCGCCGACGTCGCCTACACGTTTCGCAGCTTCCTCGACAAGGGTTTCCTCTCGCCGCGCAAGGGCGCCTATGCGCAACTGCAGGCGGTGGACGTCGAGGACCCGCGCACGGTGGTGTTCCGCCTGAAGGAGCCGTTCGCGTCGTTCCCCGTCAATCTCGTGATGGGGATCGTGCCGGAGGGCACTCCCGCCGGCGCGCCGGCGCGGATCGGCGCGGGGCCGTACCGCTTCGTGCGCATGCAGGCCGAAGACCGCGTGGAACTAGCGCCGTACCGCGAGTACTTCGAGGGCGCGCCACGCAACGGCGGCATCGTGCTGCGCGTCATCCCCGACGACACGATGCGCGGCCTCGAACTGCGCACCGGGTCGATCGACCTGGTCGTCAACGACATCGCCCCCGACATCGCCCGGGCCCTCGAGCGCGAGGACCGACTGCAGGTGGTGACCGCGCCCGGCCTCGACTACGCGTACGTCGGCATGAACCTCCGCGACCCCGTGCTGCAGGACGTGCGGGTGCGACGGGCCCTCGGCCTGGCCGTCGACACGAACGCCATCATCGCCCACCTCCGGCGCGGCCTGGCCGTCCCCGCGACCGGCATCATCCCGCCGATGTCGTGGGCCCATCCGATCGACCTGCGGCCGGTGCCGTATGACCCGGCCGAGGCCGGCCGACTGCTCGACGCGGCTGGCTACCCCGACCCTGACGGCCCGGGTCCGCGTCCGCGCCTGCGCCTGACGCTCAAGACCTCGACCGCCGAGTTCGTGCGGTTGCAGGCCGCCGTCCTGCAGCAGGACCTCGCCCGGGTCGGCGTCGCCGTCGACGTCCGCACGCAGGAGTTCGCGACGCTGTACGCCGACGTGCTGAAGGGGCGTTTCCAGCTGTTCACGCTGCAGTGGGTGGGAGTGACCGACCCGGACATGCTGCGGCGCGTGTTCCACTCGGCGCAGATGCCGCCGGCGGGCTTCAATCGCGGCTTCTTCAGCGACCCCGCGGTCGACACCCTGATCGACACGGCAACCACCAACCCCGACCCGGTGACGCGCAAGGCGCAGTACCTCGAGGTGCAGCGCCGCATCCACGCGGCGGCGCCGTACGTGAGCCTGTGGACGAAGGTGAACGTCGCGGTGGCGCAGCCGTGGGTCCGCGGCGTGCACCTGACGCCGCAGGCGAGCTTCGCGACGCTGCGCAACGTCGAGAAGGTGCGCTGA
- a CDS encoding alpha/beta fold hydrolase, whose product MSVVSPMVAKRVGSDAPGTRQLLMLHGIYGRGRNWLAVARTLVERRPDWCCWLADMRHHGDAHPGPECGTLDALAGDITTWGTPLGVVPDAVLGHSFGGKVALAYAAREARRPLQTWVIDSTPEAKPPSGSAWDMLGIVRRLPQQFRSRQEAIAGIETGGFSTEVAQWMSTNLVHEADAFRWKLDFDVMEQLLHEFFRTSLWPVLDPGAPGHDIHVLKATQSSVISAEAVARMERLQGAAADGRARVHVHHREGGHWIHAESPGVVVDLLAEWLPR is encoded by the coding sequence ATGAGTGTCGTGTCGCCCATGGTCGCGAAGCGGGTCGGGAGCGATGCCCCCGGCACCCGGCAACTGCTGATGCTCCACGGCATCTACGGACGCGGCCGGAACTGGCTGGCGGTCGCCCGGACGCTGGTCGAACGGCGTCCGGACTGGTGCTGCTGGCTGGCCGACATGCGGCATCACGGCGATGCCCATCCAGGACCGGAGTGCGGCACGCTCGACGCGCTGGCCGGCGACATCACCACGTGGGGAACGCCGCTGGGCGTCGTGCCCGACGCCGTGCTGGGACACTCCTTCGGCGGCAAGGTGGCGCTCGCGTACGCCGCCCGCGAGGCGCGTCGTCCGCTGCAGACCTGGGTCATCGACTCGACGCCCGAGGCCAAGCCGCCCTCGGGCAGTGCCTGGGACATGCTCGGGATCGTCAGGCGCCTGCCTCAGCAGTTCCGCTCACGGCAGGAGGCGATCGCGGGCATCGAGACTGGCGGCTTCAGCACCGAGGTCGCGCAGTGGATGTCGACGAACCTGGTGCACGAGGCCGACGCGTTCCGCTGGAAACTCGACTTCGACGTGATGGAGCAGTTGCTCCACGAGTTCTTCCGCACGTCGCTCTGGCCGGTGCTCGACCCCGGCGCGCCAGGGCACGACATCCACGTGCTCAAGGCCACGCAGTCGTCGGTGATCTCGGCCGAGGCCGTGGCGCGCATGGAGCGCCTGCAGGGGGCGGCGGCCGACGGGCGCGCCCGGGTCCACGTGCATCACCGCGAGGGCGGTCACTGGATCCACGCCGAGTCGCCCGGTGTCGTCGTCGATCTGCTGGCGGAGTGGTTGCCGCGCTGA
- a CDS encoding DUF72 domain-containing protein yields the protein MPDDQLSLFDLTPPAPSRADGSAESEADWPAEIKDLGARIPPGVRFGTSSWSFPGWAGLVYRRPRTQAELAREGLREYARYPLFGTVGIDRSYYAPLTAEDLRRYASQLPPGFPCCAKVPAMYASPVLPGTGHDSAAVLNPDFLSPEGFLADVVEPALLHFARHVGPFVLEIPPVPPDARLEPHAFADKLGHFLDALPRSLPMSVELRDRRLLTPEYGAVLRQCGAAHVLNYWSAMPFPGEQAGLVDVAAAPFMVVRLLLRPGTRYEARRDAFRPFNRVVEQDDRLRRDVTRLITDAAGRQQPVYVLVNNKAEGSAPLTIRAIAEQVVAALEL from the coding sequence GTGCCCGACGATCAACTCTCCCTGTTCGACCTGACGCCCCCCGCGCCGTCCCGCGCCGACGGCAGTGCCGAGTCGGAGGCTGACTGGCCAGCCGAGATCAAGGACCTCGGCGCCCGCATACCTCCCGGCGTCCGGTTCGGCACGAGCAGTTGGAGCTTCCCCGGGTGGGCGGGCCTCGTCTACCGCCGCCCGCGCACGCAGGCCGAGCTCGCCCGCGAGGGCCTGCGCGAATACGCGCGGTACCCGCTGTTCGGCACCGTGGGCATCGACCGCAGCTACTACGCGCCGTTGACGGCCGAGGACCTGCGGCGCTACGCGAGCCAGTTGCCGCCAGGCTTCCCCTGCTGCGCGAAGGTGCCGGCGATGTACGCCTCGCCGGTCCTGCCCGGGACCGGTCACGACAGCGCCGCCGTCCTCAATCCCGACTTCCTGTCCCCCGAAGGGTTCCTGGCCGATGTCGTCGAGCCCGCGTTGCTCCACTTCGCGCGGCACGTCGGCCCGTTCGTGCTGGAGATCCCGCCCGTCCCCCCCGATGCGCGCCTTGAGCCGCACGCCTTCGCCGACAAGCTCGGCCACTTCCTCGACGCGCTGCCCCGCAGCCTGCCGATGTCGGTGGAGTTGCGCGATCGGCGCCTGCTGACGCCCGAGTACGGCGCGGTGCTGCGCCAGTGTGGCGCCGCGCACGTGCTCAACTACTGGTCGGCGATGCCGTTCCCCGGCGAGCAGGCGGGCCTGGTGGACGTCGCCGCCGCCCCGTTCATGGTCGTGCGGCTGCTCCTGCGCCCCGGCACCCGCTACGAGGCGCGGCGCGACGCCTTCCGCCCCTTCAACCGAGTCGTGGAGCAGGACGACAGGTTGCGCCGCGACGTGACCCGGCTGATCACCGACGCTGCCGGCCGCCAGCAGCCGGTCTACGTGCTGGTGAACAACAAGGCCGAGGGTTCCGCCCCGCTCACCATCCGGGCGATCGCCGAGCAGGTCGTGGCGGCGCTGGAACTGTGA
- a CDS encoding NAD(P)H-quinone oxidoreductase — MPAVEIREFGGPEVLTLVDRPVPVPGPGEVLIHVAAAGVNRPDVFQRKGAYAPPPGTSDLPGLEVAGTIVARGADVSRWQDGDQVCALLAGGGYAGYVVAPAGQCLPRPAGLSMVEAAAVPETFFTVWTNVFERGALRPGESLLVHGGTSGIGTTAIQLAVRHGATVLATAGSPAKCAACESLGAARAFDYRQVDFVEAVREATGGRGVDVILDMVGGEYVGRNLSVLADDGRLVQIALLQGAKATIDVGVIMRRRLTFTGSTLRPRPVAEKARLAAALEQHVWPWLEAGAVRPQIFRTFPLAEAAAAHALMESSAHIGKIVLTA; from the coding sequence ATGCCAGCGGTCGAGATTCGCGAGTTCGGAGGTCCCGAGGTCCTCACGCTCGTCGACCGTCCCGTCCCGGTGCCCGGCCCGGGCGAAGTCCTCATCCACGTCGCCGCCGCCGGCGTCAACAGGCCGGACGTCTTCCAACGCAAGGGCGCCTATGCGCCGCCGCCCGGCACCTCGGACCTGCCGGGCCTCGAAGTGGCCGGCACCATCGTCGCCCGCGGCGCAGACGTGTCGCGGTGGCAGGACGGTGACCAGGTGTGCGCGCTCCTGGCTGGCGGTGGCTATGCGGGCTACGTCGTCGCTCCGGCCGGGCAGTGCCTGCCGCGGCCGGCCGGCCTTTCGATGGTCGAGGCAGCAGCGGTTCCGGAGACGTTCTTCACGGTCTGGACCAACGTGTTCGAACGCGGCGCCCTCCGACCGGGCGAGTCCTTGCTGGTGCATGGTGGGACGAGTGGCATCGGCACCACGGCCATCCAGTTGGCGGTCCGCCACGGGGCGACCGTGCTGGCCACCGCGGGCTCACCGGCCAAGTGCGCGGCCTGCGAGTCGCTCGGCGCGGCGCGCGCGTTCGACTATCGGCAGGTGGACTTCGTCGAGGCCGTCAGGGAGGCCACCGGCGGCCGCGGGGTCGACGTGATCCTCGACATGGTCGGCGGCGAGTACGTGGGGCGGAACCTGTCGGTGCTGGCCGACGATGGCCGTCTCGTGCAGATTGCCTTGCTGCAGGGCGCGAAGGCGACGATCGATGTCGGCGTGATCATGCGGCGCCGGCTGACGTTCACCGGGTCGACGTTGCGACCCCGTCCGGTCGCGGAGAAGGCCAGGTTGGCGGCGGCGCTCGAACAGCACGTGTGGCCGTGGCTGGAAGCGGGTGCCGTACGCCCGCAGATCTTCCGGACGTTCCCGCTGGCCGAGGCCGCCGCGGCGCACGCGCTGATGGAGTCGAGCGCGCACATCGGGAAGATCGTCCTGACGGCCTGA
- a CDS encoding MATE family efflux transporter, whose translation MSPRGSFLRDAVQPMFRLAVPVIAAELGWMAMGVVDTLMVGPLGAAALSGTGIGSTLFIAIGIFGMGLLLGLDTVVSQAFGAGDRQECDRWLVSGVWLAVLSTPPLAALLWLVWWALPRMGFHPDVLPHVRAYFPIVATSLPPLLLYAALRRYLQALSRVGVIAFTLATANLVNVVVNWLLIYGIGPMPALGVRGAAWATVVSRLYMVTVLAWVTWQAHRGAAATHVSWRLPVARLRRLLALGLPAAAHLTFEVGVFSAVTTLAGQLTPPMQAAHHIALNVASVVFMVPLGVSAAAAVLVGQHVGRRDGPAARRAGWAAIVLVLTFMTSSAAAFFLAPAAIIGLYTREAAVIAIGSQLLGVAATFQLFDGLQVATTGALRGLGETRVPMLVSLVGYWVTGLPLAWWLCFRGGQGVIGLWLGLAVSLFMVGTALLVLWRVRIGEMLRRFPATEHATS comes from the coding sequence ATGTCTCCGCGCGGCTCCTTCCTGCGGGACGCGGTACAGCCGATGTTCCGACTGGCCGTCCCGGTCATCGCCGCCGAGTTGGGCTGGATGGCAATGGGCGTCGTCGACACGCTGATGGTCGGCCCGCTCGGGGCGGCAGCCCTCAGCGGGACGGGGATCGGCAGCACCCTGTTCATCGCGATCGGCATCTTCGGGATGGGCCTGCTGCTCGGGCTCGACACGGTGGTGTCGCAGGCGTTCGGGGCCGGCGACCGGCAGGAGTGCGACCGATGGCTGGTGTCGGGCGTGTGGCTGGCGGTCCTGTCGACGCCACCGCTGGCCGCGCTGCTCTGGCTGGTGTGGTGGGCCTTGCCCCGCATGGGGTTCCACCCCGACGTGCTGCCGCACGTGCGCGCCTACTTTCCCATCGTGGCGACGAGCCTGCCGCCGTTGCTGCTCTACGCAGCGCTCCGCCGCTACCTGCAGGCCCTCTCGCGGGTCGGCGTGATCGCCTTCACGCTGGCCACGGCCAACCTCGTGAACGTGGTGGTGAACTGGCTGCTGATCTACGGCATCGGCCCGATGCCGGCGCTCGGGGTCCGCGGCGCCGCCTGGGCGACGGTGGTCTCCAGGCTGTACATGGTCACCGTGCTCGCGTGGGTGACGTGGCAGGCGCATCGCGGCGCCGCCGCGACGCACGTGTCGTGGCGGCTGCCGGTCGCGCGCCTGCGGCGCCTGCTCGCCCTCGGCCTGCCGGCCGCCGCACACCTCACCTTCGAGGTCGGGGTGTTCAGCGCCGTGACGACGCTGGCCGGGCAGTTGACGCCGCCGATGCAGGCGGCGCACCACATCGCCCTGAACGTCGCGAGCGTCGTCTTCATGGTGCCGCTGGGCGTGTCGGCGGCCGCCGCCGTGCTGGTCGGGCAGCACGTGGGACGGCGCGACGGCCCTGCGGCGCGGCGCGCCGGATGGGCGGCGATCGTCCTCGTGCTGACGTTCATGACCTCGTCGGCGGCGGCGTTCTTCCTGGCGCCGGCGGCGATCATCGGCCTGTACACCCGCGAGGCCGCCGTCATCGCGATCGGCTCGCAACTGCTCGGCGTGGCCGCGACGTTCCAGTTGTTCGACGGCCTGCAGGTGGCCACGACGGGGGCGCTGCGCGGCCTCGGCGAGACGCGCGTGCCGATGCTGGTCAGCCTGGTCGGCTACTGGGTCACGGGGTTGCCGTTGGCCTGGTGGCTCTGCTTCCGCGGCGGGCAGGGCGTGATCGGCCTGTGGCTGGGGCTGGCGGTCTCGCTGTTCATGGTGGGCACGGCGCTGCTGGTGCTGTGGCGCGTGCGGATCGGGGAGATGCTGCGGCGATTTCCCGCGACGGAGCACGCCACCTCATGA
- a CDS encoding 1-aminocyclopropane-1-carboxylate deaminase/D-cysteine desulfhydrase has translation MTVHVERLRAALAPLPRVSLGTWPTPLVRLERLGAALGVELWMKRDECSGLAMGGNKARKLEFVLGSARAAGARSVVTAGPVTSNHTMMTAAAARRLGLDCHVVLGGRAPDTPTGNLALTHLFGAHVHVTPMDTADPSRGDLAAAQQLSARLVAETGGCWIPPGATMPSSVPGYASAILELLDQLDGEWPFDEVVVAYGTGSTSAGLYAGLALAGIRATVRAVAVSSRAAMARFDAASPNDLVQAAIDVYRWPIELAASPARCEWIRPEREPGYGLPTGASQDALRRLAREEGYLLDPTYTAKAAAEMFAMARDGRLRRGSRVLFIHTGGLPTTAAATHQESPS, from the coding sequence ATGACGGTCCATGTCGAGCGCTTGCGCGCGGCCCTGGCGCCGTTGCCCCGCGTGTCCCTCGGCACCTGGCCGACGCCACTGGTGCGCCTGGAACGCCTGGGCGCGGCACTGGGTGTCGAGCTCTGGATGAAGCGCGACGAGTGCAGCGGCCTCGCGATGGGTGGCAACAAGGCGCGCAAGCTGGAGTTCGTGCTGGGCAGCGCACGGGCGGCGGGCGCCCGCTCGGTGGTCACAGCCGGGCCGGTCACCTCGAACCACACGATGATGACGGCGGCGGCCGCGCGTCGCCTCGGCCTCGACTGCCACGTGGTGCTCGGCGGCCGCGCGCCCGACACGCCGACCGGCAACCTTGCGCTGACGCATCTGTTCGGGGCGCACGTCCACGTCACGCCGATGGACACGGCCGATCCGTCCCGGGGCGACCTGGCCGCGGCGCAGCAGCTCTCGGCGCGCCTGGTGGCGGAGACCGGGGGCTGCTGGATCCCGCCGGGGGCCACCATGCCGTCCTCGGTGCCCGGGTACGCCTCGGCCATCCTCGAGTTGCTCGACCAGCTCGATGGCGAGTGGCCGTTCGACGAGGTGGTGGTCGCCTACGGGACCGGCTCGACGTCGGCGGGCCTGTATGCGGGCCTCGCGCTGGCCGGCATCCGGGCCACGGTGCGCGCGGTCGCCGTGTCGTCGCGCGCCGCGATGGCGCGCTTCGACGCCGCCTCCCCCAACGACCTCGTGCAGGCGGCCATCGACGTGTACCGCTGGCCGATCGAGCTGGCCGCGTCGCCGGCCCGCTGCGAGTGGATCCGGCCCGAGCGCGAGCCGGGGTACGGCTTGCCCACCGGCGCCAGCCAGGATGCGCTGCGTCGTCTGGCCCGCGAAGAGGGCTACCTGCTCGACCCGACGTACACGGCCAAGGCTGCGGCGGAGATGTTCGCCATGGCCCGCGACGGCCGCCTGCGCCGCGGCTCGCGCGTCCTGTTCATCCACACCGGCGGCCTGCCGACGACGGCGGCCGCGACGCACCAGGAGTCCCCGTCATGA
- a CDS encoding amidohydrolase family protein — protein sequence MTTLPPPGLGATGDVPLRVNDVHCHFFSPRFFDVLGRQKALPGEAPGLEVTRLVGWDHPGSSEALADRWAEALTSAGVGRAMLIGSVPGEEEQVARAVARHPDRFVGAFMLDPTQEGALTRATWALSQPGMRVVCLFPAMHGYLPSDPRVLGLVDQLAATPGAALFVHCGVLTVGIRKKLGLPSAFEARFGNPLELQGLALRHPSLPILVPHFGAGFFRELLMLGDTCPNVLVDTSSTNAWMKYNPGLTLRHVFTQALAVLGPERLLFGTDSSFFPRGWHAAIRDVQLGVLDDMAVADADRQAIFGGNFDRLFPRTRTT from the coding sequence ATGACCACGCTTCCGCCCCCCGGCCTGGGCGCCACCGGCGACGTGCCGCTGCGCGTCAACGACGTCCACTGTCACTTCTTCTCGCCGCGGTTCTTCGACGTGCTCGGGCGCCAGAAGGCCCTGCCCGGCGAGGCGCCCGGCCTCGAGGTGACGCGGCTGGTCGGCTGGGATCACCCCGGCTCGTCGGAGGCCCTGGCCGATCGCTGGGCGGAGGCGCTCACCTCCGCGGGCGTCGGGCGCGCGATGCTGATCGGCAGCGTCCCCGGCGAGGAGGAGCAGGTGGCGCGGGCGGTGGCGCGGCATCCCGACCGGTTCGTCGGCGCCTTCATGCTGGACCCGACGCAGGAGGGGGCCCTGACGCGCGCGACGTGGGCCCTCTCGCAGCCCGGCATGCGCGTCGTGTGCCTGTTCCCCGCGATGCACGGCTACCTGCCGTCCGATCCTCGGGTGCTGGGGCTGGTCGACCAGCTCGCCGCGACACCCGGCGCGGCGCTGTTCGTGCACTGCGGCGTGCTGACGGTGGGCATCCGCAAGAAGCTGGGCCTGCCGAGCGCCTTCGAGGCGCGTTTCGGCAATCCGCTGGAGTTGCAGGGACTCGCGTTGCGGCACCCCTCGCTGCCGATCCTCGTGCCGCACTTCGGCGCGGGGTTCTTCCGTGAGCTGCTGATGCTCGGCGACACGTGCCCGAACGTGCTGGTGGACACCTCGTCGACCAACGCCTGGATGAAGTACAACCCGGGCCTCACGCTCCGGCACGTGTTCACGCAGGCGCTCGCCGTCCTCGGACCGGAACGCCTGCTGTTCGGCACCGACTCGTCCTTCTTCCCGCGGGGCTGGCACGCGGCGATCCGCGACGTGCAGCTCGGGGTCCTCGACGACATGGCGGTGGCCGATGCCGACCGGCAGGCCATCTTCGGCGGCAACTTCGACCGGCTGTTCCCGCGGACGCGGACTACCTGA
- a CDS encoding FKBP-type peptidyl-prolyl cis-trans isomerase encodes MTRRHALACAALAAWVSGCGAPAAQYTPEQAARARTTLETVQVRDVKAGTGEPAEQGRRLIVHYEGWLYDSATADHRGQRFDGSRPSGRPFDFVLGAGQVIPGWERGVSGMKEGGIRQLVIPSRLAYGADGSSPVIPPDATLVFEIELIDVR; translated from the coding sequence ATGACTCGCCGTCATGCCCTGGCGTGCGCCGCGCTGGCCGCGTGGGTGTCGGGATGCGGCGCGCCGGCCGCGCAGTACACGCCGGAGCAGGCGGCGCGTGCCCGGACCACGCTGGAGACGGTGCAGGTGCGCGACGTGAAGGCGGGCACGGGCGAGCCCGCCGAGCAGGGCCGACGCCTGATCGTGCACTACGAAGGCTGGCTCTACGACAGCGCCACGGCCGACCACCGAGGGCAGCGCTTCGACGGCTCACGGCCATCGGGACGTCCGTTCGACTTCGTGCTCGGCGCCGGACAGGTCATCCCCGGATGGGAGCGCGGCGTGTCGGGCATGAAGGAAGGCGGCATCCGCCAGCTCGTCATCCCGTCGCGCCTGGCCTACGGCGCCGACGGATCGTCGCCGGTCATCCCGCCCGACGCCACGCTCGTGTTCGAGATCGAGCTGATCGACGTCAGGTAG
- a CDS encoding UbiA family prenyltransferase translates to MSARVRAYVDIARPDHWFKNGFMLLGVVLAVSYQPGVLAGAAWGRLALAVLATCLVASSNYVLNEILDAPSDRHHPLKRSRPIPSGRVWLPIAWAEWIGLAVVALSLAWSLNRPFFWSALWLWVMGVLYNVPPIRTKEWPYLDVLSESVNNPIRLLLGWFALVETVVPPVSLGIAYWMAGAFLMAVKRYAEYRHIGNREVAGAYRRSFRHYTEERLLVSILFYAVVGAVFGGVFLVRYHVELIFTTPLIAGLFAYYLHLGTLADSPAQRPERLYRHRGFMAYLGVSLAAFCLLLFTKMPGLYTWLDVEPSSMRALWHLGAHPSPTYSEMTTMDEVAHAYVRLVLALGVHDADAVDAYYGPADLQAQARTEARPLDAIARDVAGLRAALDAQPPPDLPDAAWRLGMLKAQARALATRVAMTAGQRLPFDQESAALYDAVAPTHGAEHFDGLIETLARELPGEGDVLSRYESFRRGFVIPPDKVDAVFRAAIAACRGRTRAHVALPAGESFTLEYVKGKPWSGYNWYKGDFTSVIQVNTDLPIFIDRALDLACHEGYPGHHVYNVLIEQHLVRTRGWIEWSVYPLFSPQSLIAEGTANFGIDVAFPDAERLAFEREVLFPLAGLDPAQAARYHEVQRLARRLSYAGNEAARRYLDGTMTREQAVAWLQRYALMGHERAEQRIRFFDTYRSYVINYNLGQDLVEGYVTAQGGGADDPARRWNVFLDLLRQPRLPSALAGGTR, encoded by the coding sequence GTGTCGGCCCGAGTGCGCGCCTACGTGGACATCGCGCGTCCCGACCACTGGTTCAAGAACGGCTTCATGCTGCTCGGCGTCGTGCTCGCGGTCTCGTACCAGCCGGGCGTCCTCGCTGGAGCCGCCTGGGGCCGGCTGGCGCTGGCCGTGCTCGCCACGTGCCTGGTGGCCTCGAGCAACTACGTCCTCAACGAGATCCTCGACGCCCCGAGCGACCGGCACCACCCCCTGAAGCGATCGCGGCCGATCCCGTCGGGGCGCGTGTGGCTGCCGATCGCGTGGGCGGAGTGGATCGGGTTGGCGGTGGTGGCCCTCTCGCTCGCCTGGAGCCTCAATCGCCCGTTCTTCTGGTCGGCGCTGTGGTTGTGGGTGATGGGCGTGCTCTACAACGTGCCGCCCATCCGCACGAAGGAGTGGCCGTACCTCGACGTCCTCAGCGAGTCGGTGAACAACCCGATCCGCCTGCTGCTCGGATGGTTCGCGCTCGTCGAGACGGTGGTGCCGCCCGTGTCGCTGGGCATCGCGTACTGGATGGCGGGAGCGTTCCTGATGGCGGTGAAGCGGTACGCCGAGTACCGGCACATCGGCAATCGGGAGGTGGCCGGCGCGTATCGCCGATCCTTCCGGCACTACACCGAGGAGCGGCTGCTGGTGTCGATCCTCTTCTACGCGGTCGTCGGCGCCGTCTTCGGCGGCGTGTTCCTCGTGCGTTACCACGTGGAACTGATCTTCACCACGCCGTTGATTGCCGGGCTGTTCGCGTACTACCTGCACCTCGGCACGCTTGCCGACAGCCCGGCGCAGCGCCCGGAGCGCCTGTACCGACACCGCGGGTTCATGGCCTACCTCGGGGTCAGCCTGGCGGCCTTCTGCCTGTTGCTGTTCACGAAGATGCCGGGGCTGTACACCTGGCTCGACGTGGAACCGTCGTCGATGCGGGCGCTCTGGCACCTGGGCGCGCACCCATCGCCGACCTACTCCGAGATGACCACCATGGACGAAGTCGCGCACGCCTACGTGCGCCTCGTACTGGCGCTCGGCGTCCACGACGCCGATGCCGTCGACGCGTACTACGGCCCCGCCGATCTGCAGGCGCAAGCCAGGACCGAGGCGCGGCCGCTCGACGCGATCGCGCGCGACGTCGCCGGACTGCGGGCGGCGCTGGACGCGCAGCCGCCGCCGGACCTCCCCGATGCCGCATGGCGACTCGGGATGCTCAAGGCGCAGGCGCGTGCGCTGGCCACGCGCGTCGCGATGACGGCCGGCCAGCGACTGCCCTTCGATCAGGAGTCGGCCGCGCTCTACGACGCCGTGGCGCCGACGCACGGCGCCGAGCACTTCGACGGGCTGATCGAGACCCTGGCTCGCGAACTCCCGGGTGAGGGCGACGTCCTGTCCCGGTACGAGTCGTTCAGGCGCGGCTTCGTCATCCCACCCGACAAGGTCGATGCCGTGTTCCGCGCGGCCATCGCCGCCTGCCGCGGCCGCACGCGGGCGCACGTCGCCTTGCCGGCCGGCGAGTCCTTCACCCTGGAGTACGTGAAGGGCAAGCCGTGGTCGGGCTACAACTGGTACAAGGGCGACTTCACGAGCGTGATCCAGGTGAACACCGACCTGCCGATCTTCATCGATCGCGCGCTCGACCTGGCGTGCCACGAGGGGTACCCGGGGCACCACGTGTACAACGTGCTCATCGAACAGCACCTCGTGCGGACGCGCGGCTGGATCGAGTGGTCGGTCTATCCGCTGTTCTCGCCGCAGAGCCTGATCGCGGAAGGCACCGCCAACTTCGGCATCGATGTGGCGTTCCCCGACGCCGAGCGGCTCGCCTTCGAGCGCGAAGTGCTGTTCCCGCTCGCGGGTCTCGACCCGGCGCAGGCGGCGCGCTACCACGAGGTGCAGCGTCTCGCCCGGCGCCTGTCGTACGCGGGCAACGAGGCGGCGCGGCGTTACCTCGACGGCACGATGACCCGCGAGCAGGCCGTCGCCTGGCTCCAACGCTATGCCCTCATGGGGCACGAGCGCGCCGAGCAGCGGATTCGCTTCTTCGACACGTACCGGAGCTACGTGATCAACTACAACCTCGGTCAGGACCTGGTCGAAGGGTACGTGACGGCGCAGGGCGGGGGCGCCGACGATCCGGCGCGACGGTGGAACGTGTTCCTCGACCTCTTGCGCCAGCCCCGGCTGCCGAGCGCCCTCGCGGGAGGCACGCGATGA